From Pempheris klunzingeri isolate RE-2024b chromosome 18, fPemKlu1.hap1, whole genome shotgun sequence, a single genomic window includes:
- the fntb gene encoding protein farnesyltransferase subunit beta, giving the protein MDGVPTPLRCFKECHSAEMFVDDGVETVTSVEQKKVEHSIEEVISVYKQIHSLPQPTLLREQHYQYLKKGLRHLSDAYECLDASRPWLCFWILHSLELLEEPIPGAVASDVCQFLARCQSPTGGFAGGPGQHAHLAPTYAAVNALCIVGTEEAYNVIDREKLLDFLWSVKQPDGSFVMHVGGEVDVRSAYCAASVASLTNILSPKLFEDTASWILRCQNWEGGLSGVPGLEAHGGYTFCGTAALVILGKEHMLDLKALLRWVVSRQMRFEGGFQGRCNKLVDGCYSFWQAGLLPLLHRALFKQGESELSRQQWMFEQQALQEYILLCCQNPTGGLLDKPGKSRDFYHTCYCLSGLSVAQHFGNMDLHHEMILGREENRLAPTHPVYNMCPEKVAQALQHFHRLPVPEDNRQPGASADDTLSDPAAAATSGSADHQS; this is encoded by the exons atggacGGTGTACCGACGCCTTTGCGGTGCTTCAAGGAGTGCCATTCCGCTGAAATGTTCGTGGATGACGGGGTGGAAACGGTGACTTCAGTGGAGCAG AAAAAAGTGGAACACAGCATTGAAGAAGTCATCAGTGTTTACAAGCAGATCCACAGCTTACCGCA GCCAACCTTGTTGCGAGAACAACACTACCAATATCTCAAGAAGGGCTTACGTCACTTATCAGACGCCTATGAG TGTCTGGATGCTAGCAGACCCTGGCTTTGCTTCTGGATTCTTCACAGTCTGGAGTTGCTGGAGGAGCCCATTCCTGGTGCTGTCGCCTCAGA CGTGTGTCAGTTTCTGGCTCGCTGTCAGAGCCCAACGGGGGGGTTTGCCGGGGGACCAGGACAGCACGCCCACCTCGCACCCACCTACGCCGCCGTCAACGCCCTCTGCATCGTCGGCACGGAGGAGGCCTATAATGTCATAGACAG ggaGAAGCTGTTAGACTTCCTGTGGTCGGTGAAGCAGCCAGATGGCTCATTTGTGATGCACGTCGGAGGGGAGGTGGACGTCAG GAGCGCATATTGTGCAGCTTCTGTAGCCTCGCTCACAAACATCCTCTCACCTAAACTGTTTGAGGACACGGCCAGCTGGATCCTCAG GTGTCAGAACTGGGAGGGCGGGCTAAGCGGAGTGCCGGGTTTGGAGGCCCACGGCGGCTACACGTTCTGTGGCACGGCTGCCCTCGTCATCCTGGGCAAAGAGCATATGCTGGATCTCAAAGCTTTGTTG AGGTGGGTGGTCAGCAGGCAGATGCGATTCGAAGGAGGCTTTCAGGGCCGCTGTAATAAACTGGTGGACGGCTGCTACTCTTTCTGGCAGGCTGGactcctgcctctcctccacagagcctTATTCAAACAAG GAGAGTCGGAGCTGAGTCGGCAGCAGTGGATGTTCGAGCAGCAGGCTTTGCAGGAGTACATCCTCCTGTGCTGTCAGAACCCAACAGGAGGCCTTCTGGATAAGCCTGGCAA ATCCAGAGATTTCTACCACACGTGTTACTGCCTGAGCGGCCTCTCCGTAGCGCAGCACTTTGGAAACATGGACCTCCATCATGAGATGATCCTCGGCAGGGAGGAGAACAGACTG GCTCCAACCCATCCGGTTTACAACATGTGCCCAGAGAAGGTGGCTCAAGCCCTGCAGCACTTCCACCGGCTGCCCGTCCCCGAGGACAACAGGCAGCCGGGAGCCTCTGCTGACGACACACTGTCGGAccccgctgctgctgccacctccGGATCAGCCGACCATCAGTCGTAG
- the max gene encoding protein max isoform X3 has product MSDNDDIEVDSDADKRAHHNALERKRRDHIKDSFHSLRDSVPALQGEKVGKAQPAGPPGTQMAHQSTKQASRAQILDKATEYIQYMRRKNHTHQQDIDDLKRQNALLEQQVRALEKVKGSTQLQASYSSSDSSLYTNPKGSAVSAFDGGSDSSSESEAEEPPNRKKLRVEAS; this is encoded by the exons GCAGACAAACGGGCACACCACAATGCGCTGGAGCGCAAACGTAGGGACCACATCAAAGACAGCTTTCACAGCCTCCGGGACTCGGTACCCGCCCTGCAGGGAGAAAAGGTTGGTAAAGCTCAGCCTGCAGGTCCCCCAGGCACTCAAATGGCTCAT CAGTCTACCAAACAGGCGTCTCGAGCCCAAATCCTAGACAAAGCCACAGAGTACATCCAGTACATGAGGCGAAAAAACCACACGCACCAGCAGGACATCGACGACCTGAAGAGGCAGAACGCACTGCTGGAGCAGCAAG TCCGTGCTCTGGAGAAGGTGAAGGGCTCCACGCAGCTCCAGGCCAGCTACTCGTCCTCTGACAGCAGCCTGTACACCAATCCCAAAGGCAGCGCAGTGTCGGCGTTCGACGGGGGCTCCGACTCCAGCTCCGAGTCAGAGGCCGAGGAGCCGCCCAACAGGAAGAAGCTGCGCGTGGAGGCCAGCTAG
- the max gene encoding protein max isoform X6, with amino-acid sequence MSDNDDIEVDSDADKRAHHNALERKRRDHIKDSFHSLRDSVPALQGEKQSTKQASRAQILDKATEYIQYMRRKNHTHQQDIDDLKRQNALLEQQVRALEKVKGSTQLQASYSSSDSSLYTNPKGSAVSAFDGGSDSSSESEAEEPPNRKKLRVEAS; translated from the exons GCAGACAAACGGGCACACCACAATGCGCTGGAGCGCAAACGTAGGGACCACATCAAAGACAGCTTTCACAGCCTCCGGGACTCGGTACCCGCCCTGCAGGGAGAAAAG CAGTCTACCAAACAGGCGTCTCGAGCCCAAATCCTAGACAAAGCCACAGAGTACATCCAGTACATGAGGCGAAAAAACCACACGCACCAGCAGGACATCGACGACCTGAAGAGGCAGAACGCACTGCTGGAGCAGCAAG TCCGTGCTCTGGAGAAGGTGAAGGGCTCCACGCAGCTCCAGGCCAGCTACTCGTCCTCTGACAGCAGCCTGTACACCAATCCCAAAGGCAGCGCAGTGTCGGCGTTCGACGGGGGCTCCGACTCCAGCTCCGAGTCAGAGGCCGAGGAGCCGCCCAACAGGAAGAAGCTGCGCGTGGAGGCCAGCTAG
- the max gene encoding protein max isoform X7, with amino-acid sequence MSDNDDIEVDSDADKRAHHNALERKRRDHIKDSFHSLRDSVPALQGEKASRAQILDKATEYIQYMRRKNHTHQQDIDDLKRQNALLEQQVRALEKVKGSTQLQASYSSSDSSLYTNPKGSAVSAFDGGSDSSSESEAEEPPNRKKLRVEAS; translated from the exons GCAGACAAACGGGCACACCACAATGCGCTGGAGCGCAAACGTAGGGACCACATCAAAGACAGCTTTCACAGCCTCCGGGACTCGGTACCCGCCCTGCAGGGAGAAAAG GCGTCTCGAGCCCAAATCCTAGACAAAGCCACAGAGTACATCCAGTACATGAGGCGAAAAAACCACACGCACCAGCAGGACATCGACGACCTGAAGAGGCAGAACGCACTGCTGGAGCAGCAAG TCCGTGCTCTGGAGAAGGTGAAGGGCTCCACGCAGCTCCAGGCCAGCTACTCGTCCTCTGACAGCAGCCTGTACACCAATCCCAAAGGCAGCGCAGTGTCGGCGTTCGACGGGGGCTCCGACTCCAGCTCCGAGTCAGAGGCCGAGGAGCCGCCCAACAGGAAGAAGCTGCGCGTGGAGGCCAGCTAG